One segment of Microbacterium sp. W4I20 DNA contains the following:
- a CDS encoding MauE/DoxX family redox-associated membrane protein, which yields MWPYAVFPAVLAAVFLIAGLSKLRRPQLVLDALQNFGVPRVFHRRPVSLALPLAEILLGISLLVTSGWVYTATAVATTAATIVFVFLTARALARGDRFDCGCFGAVHSPISRAIVLRNVLLAAAALGATVLGLSGFDGLIPAVAMVQGGDAAWIIVATFLVALATTLVHSTRAAPDTPAPPVPGNQLTGTALPDLYLTTSNQEPVRLLDMLEEHPHMIVTVRPGCLACTALLNDADSLRARLPGDAGLLLVVAGDEARFRSEHPDLAAVSLFNAWALAESLRLSAYPGAALVSRGGTILSEPVAGSPAILSLASRASSLLTTRS from the coding sequence ATGTGGCCTTACGCAGTTTTTCCCGCTGTCCTCGCGGCCGTGTTTCTCATTGCCGGGCTCTCGAAGTTACGTCGACCACAACTCGTCCTTGACGCGCTCCAAAACTTCGGCGTCCCCCGCGTCTTCCACCGCCGGCCCGTCTCGCTGGCGCTGCCGCTTGCGGAGATTCTGCTGGGTATCTCGCTGCTCGTCACATCGGGGTGGGTATACACCGCCACCGCCGTCGCCACGACCGCTGCGACCATCGTGTTCGTCTTCCTTACGGCACGAGCGCTCGCCCGCGGAGATCGCTTCGACTGTGGATGCTTCGGTGCCGTTCACTCCCCCATCAGTCGCGCTATTGTCCTGCGCAACGTACTTCTGGCGGCAGCAGCACTCGGAGCGACAGTCCTCGGTTTGAGTGGCTTCGACGGCTTGATTCCTGCCGTCGCCATGGTCCAAGGGGGAGACGCTGCCTGGATCATCGTGGCGACATTCCTCGTCGCGCTCGCAACGACCCTCGTGCACTCAACGCGCGCGGCTCCCGACACGCCCGCTCCACCAGTGCCTGGAAATCAACTGACCGGCACCGCGCTACCCGATCTGTACCTCACGACGAGCAATCAGGAACCCGTGCGGCTTCTCGACATGCTCGAGGAGCATCCACACATGATCGTCACTGTGCGGCCCGGTTGCCTGGCGTGCACGGCCTTGCTCAACGACGCCGACTCCCTCCGCGCCCGTCTGCCTGGCGACGCCGGGCTGCTCCTTGTTGTAGCGGGCGACGAAGCCAGGTTCAGGAGTGAACACCCTGACCTCGCGGCAGTCAGCCTCTTCAATGCGTGGGCACTTGCTGAATCCTTGCGGCTTTCTGCATATCCGGGAGCCGCTCTCGTCAGCCGAGGGGGGACCATCCTCTCTGAGCCCGTCGCAGGCTCCCCGGCCATCCTCTCTCTCGCTTCACGAGCCTCGTCACTCCTCACGA
- a CDS encoding AraC family transcriptional regulator encodes MKKSLIERGVALSGSQAKEWLHTRGWDATAQNLHVFADVFDAPRFGYSRTWLAAGQYERIGTEESSRVRALLLVEGSAELGLDHQMSDFGVGDMALVGGASPVVLSTTAPVAIYEIVTDYDRMGLGRYDLPPTSGPHATSPNYWPALAGLINQVLASSVTAEDFGISSVRTAVDNLLLASLKESTAMSARKRLAEENHLLRRARAIIQDEAHSSDLTVARLAELVRVSRAHLHRLFSADNSTPLAEIRAARVELAQLHLAEDNGQQESNLLEVAQRSGFKTASALRRALRRA; translated from the coding sequence ATGAAGAAGAGTCTGATCGAGCGGGGGGTCGCTCTCAGCGGATCGCAGGCGAAGGAATGGCTGCACACCCGGGGTTGGGATGCGACGGCTCAGAATCTTCATGTCTTCGCTGATGTGTTCGATGCGCCTCGTTTCGGGTATTCACGTACGTGGCTCGCAGCCGGCCAGTATGAACGCATCGGCACAGAGGAATCTTCTCGCGTCAGGGCGTTGCTACTCGTGGAAGGCAGCGCCGAACTCGGTCTTGACCATCAAATGTCGGACTTTGGGGTCGGCGACATGGCTCTCGTCGGCGGAGCGTCGCCGGTCGTGCTGTCCACCACCGCGCCGGTGGCGATCTATGAGATCGTCACGGACTACGACCGGATGGGTTTGGGGAGGTATGACCTTCCGCCCACCTCAGGCCCTCACGCAACGTCACCCAACTATTGGCCGGCACTAGCAGGTCTCATCAATCAGGTGTTGGCGTCGTCCGTAACAGCAGAAGACTTCGGTATTAGCAGCGTCCGAACTGCCGTCGACAACCTCCTGCTCGCCTCGCTGAAGGAATCGACGGCGATGTCGGCGCGAAAGAGGCTTGCAGAGGAGAACCATCTCCTGCGTCGGGCACGAGCGATCATCCAGGACGAGGCGCACTCGTCGGATCTGACCGTTGCGCGGCTCGCTGAACTGGTGCGGGTTTCTCGGGCGCACCTGCACCGCCTCTTCTCCGCGGATAACTCCACACCACTCGCGGAGATTCGTGCCGCACGGGTCGAGTTGGCACAGCTACATCTCGCGGAGGACAACGGCCAGCAGGAATCAAACTTGCTCGAGGTCGCCCAACGGTCCGGATTCAAGACGGCCTCTGCTTTGCGCCGGGCACTCCGGCGGGCATGA
- a CDS encoding helix-turn-helix domain-containing protein, whose amino-acid sequence MLSTPVAHPHHAAFVFVLAKGLQRRTGGQSSRTVVMKSNLMIAPLGANSTLRFAGRWQLIVALVPRSPLTALAPRLPESARTFTDRRLLDRTLQQFLEMLLQDSSEVSRGEEIALERVISELCGAVLRDRSAPAGEDSRRDRLRGRAMTFIAEHCSDPELSPARVAREVNSSLRLLQEVFSEAGNGVAGAIRRERAHLARSRLIDFRYDAVSIEQIARSSGFSSPMSLRRALATAYGATPRALRKRHPEA is encoded by the coding sequence GTGCTCAGCACGCCGGTTGCCCACCCTCACCACGCAGCGTTCGTCTTCGTGCTCGCTAAAGGCCTGCAGCGAAGAACCGGAGGGCAGTCCTCGCGCACCGTCGTGATGAAGAGCAACCTCATGATTGCCCCTTTGGGAGCTAACTCGACGTTGCGCTTCGCCGGCCGCTGGCAGCTGATCGTCGCGCTCGTGCCGCGTTCTCCTCTCACAGCACTGGCTCCGAGGTTGCCGGAGAGTGCTCGCACGTTTACGGATCGGCGACTGCTCGATCGCACCCTGCAGCAGTTCCTCGAGATGTTGCTACAGGACTCGTCTGAGGTGTCGCGCGGCGAGGAGATTGCCCTCGAGCGGGTGATCTCAGAATTGTGCGGGGCGGTACTCCGGGACCGTAGCGCGCCCGCCGGCGAGGACTCACGGCGGGATCGTCTACGCGGTCGCGCTATGACTTTCATCGCCGAGCATTGCTCTGACCCTGAACTATCGCCGGCGCGGGTCGCACGTGAAGTCAACTCATCGCTCAGGCTGCTGCAGGAGGTGTTCTCGGAAGCGGGAAACGGAGTGGCCGGAGCGATCCGACGCGAGCGCGCCCACCTGGCGCGCTCGCGCCTCATCGATTTTCGCTACGACGCGGTCAGCATCGAACAGATTGCGCGGAGTTCTGGCTTTTCATCACCGATGAGCCTCCGTCGCGCCCTCGCGACAGCGTATGGCGCGACTCCGAGGGCCCTTCGGAAACGTCACCCGGAAGCTTGA